Below is a genomic region from Thermofilaceae archaeon.
CCACCTCGAGGATGCGTTGCGCTGCACCACCATCCCCCCTGAACGGGTTGGGGGAGATGACGAGCACGGAGTACTTCGGAGCCAAGTTGAAGATCGAGATGGCGATGTTACTGTCGAGGAGCGGGCTGATGACGATTAGCTCCGCGTTTGGCTTCAAGAGGTAGGGTGCGAGCATGTTGAGAGCGTAGTCGAGCGGAGCCGGCTCGCCGGCCTCCAGCCTAGTCAACTCGTAGAGGACCCTATCCAAATGCCTCCTCCCGAAGCCCGGCCTGACCCACGAGGACTCCCTGCCCCTCGTGACGAGGCCCACCCTGTTGCCGGACCTCAAGAGGCTCAGCGCTAGGGAGGCGGCCAGCGAGACCTCTGCTTCAACCACCTCCTCAACGGTGGCGGGGTCGAGGACCCCGAGGAGGCCCGCGTCCACGACGAGCAGCACGTCTGTAACCCTCTCCTCTACCTGCTCGTTGACCAGCAGCTTGCCCAGCCTGGCGGAGGCCCTCCAGTTCACCCTCCGCAGCTCGTCCCCCGGCGCGTACTCCCTCACCCCGTAGAACTCGTAACCCCTACCGCTGCGCCTCGAAGCCACCTCGCCGGGCCAAACGCCAGTGTAGCTGGCGGCCAGCTTGATCCCCTTCGTGCTCATCAGCTTCGGCAGGGCTACGACTTCGCTCGGATCGGAGGCGACGCTCTCCTCGACAAACAGGCCGAGTGCGTCGCTGAAAACCGCGAGCGTGGGGCCGAGCTGGTAGAAGCCCCTCTTCGGCAGCAGAACCTCGTACTCGAGGCTCGCCCGCCCCCTGAGGTTGAGCAGGAAGGTCGACCCTCCTCCGACGATTGGCGCG
It encodes:
- a CDS encoding DUF58 domain-containing protein, coding for MSSTRSPSQRGCRPTAKALLYVALILALITSAILVRNFRPIALTVPAALMVGFSSLFTQRASVKVSRVVERTRAMPGERVKVRLEVASDKPCLVELREPSTAPIVGGGSTFLLNLRGRASLEYEVLLPKRGFYQLGPTLAVFSDALGLFVEESVASDPSEVVALPKLMSTKGIKLAASYTGVWPGEVASRRSGRGYEFYGVREYAPGDELRRVNWRASARLGKLLVNEQVEERVTDVLLVVDAGLLGVLDPATVEEVVEAEVSLAASLALSLLRSGNRVGLVTRGRESSWVRPGFGRRHLDRVLYELTRLEAGEPAPLDYALNMLAPYLLKPNAELIVISPLLDSNIAISIFNLAPKYSVLVISPNPFRGDGGAAQRILEVERTSLIVKLSGVCRVVDWAPGALLLKASRRRALRGGW